In one Rutidosis leptorrhynchoides isolate AG116_Rl617_1_P2 chromosome 8, CSIRO_AGI_Rlap_v1, whole genome shotgun sequence genomic region, the following are encoded:
- the LOC139862060 gene encoding COP9 signalosome complex subunit 1, translated as METEEPSAQMTTDEIYTNGDDDDSPLHHQQQRRPIISGEQLDIEAYAALYTGRTKISRLIFIADKCGNVPMQLEALRMAYDEIKKGENTQLFREVVQKIDGRLGQNYGADLNWMDSVDRRAELRKEKLDNELNAYRTNLIKESIRMGYNDFGDFYYAHGALGDAFKNYVRTRDYCTTAKHIINMCLNAILVSIEMGQFAHVISYVSKAEQNKGDLEPITIAKLNCAAGLAHLECKKYKLAARKFLETTPDLGNNYSEVIAAQDVATYGGLCALASFDRAELKAKVIDNINFRNFLELVPEVRELINDFYSSHYASCLEYLGNLKANLLLDIHLRAHVETLYTQIRNKALIQYTHPFVSVDLNRMADAFKTTVAGLQKELEALITDNQIQARIDSHNKILYARHADQRKATFQRVLQTGVEFDRDVRAMLLRANLIKHDYNHKASRKI; from the exons ATGGAAACCGAAGAACCATCAGCACAGATGACTACCGACGAGATCTACACTAACGGAGACGATGATGACTCACCGTTACATCATCAACAGCAACGGCGTCCAATCATCTCCGGCGAGCAACTCGATATCGAAGCGTACGCCGCGTTATACACCGGCCGGACTAAAATTTCACGGTTGATTTTCATCGCTGATAAATGCGGAAACGTTCCGATGCAGTTAGAAGCACTTCGAATGGCGTATGATGAAATTAAGAAAGGTGAGAACACGCAATTGTTTAGAGAAGTTGTACAGAAGATCGATGGCCGATTAGGTCAAAATTATGGTGCTGATTTGAATTGGATGGACTCGGTTGATCGAAGAGCTGAACTGAGGAAGGAGAAGCTTGATAATGAACTTAATGCTTACAGA ACAAATTTGATTAAAGAGAGCATAAGGATGGGCTACAATGACTTTGGAGACTTCTACTACGCTCATGGAGCACTTGGGGATGCTTTTAAGAACTATGTCCGCACACGTGATTATTGCACAACCGCAAAGCATATCATAAACATGTGTTTGAATGCAATTTTGGTTAGCATTGAGATGGGTCAGTTTGCGCATGTTATAAGCTATGTCAGTAAGGCAGAGCAAAACAAAGGTGATTTAGAACCCATCACTATTGCAAAACTAAACTGTGCTGCTGGACTGGCTCATCTAGAATGTAAGAAGTACAAGCTTGCTGCTCGAAAG TTTTTGGAAACTACTCCAGATTTGGGAAACAATTATTCAGAAGTTATTGCAGCTCAAGATGTTGCAACATATGGTGGACTATGTGCCCTTGCAAGTTTTGATCGTGCAGAGCTCAAG GCGAAAGTAATAGACAATATTAACTTCCGTAACTTTTTAGAGTTGGTCCCTGAAGTGAGGGAGCTTATCAATGATTTCTATTCAAG CCACTATGCTTCATGTTTGGAGTACCTTGGGAACCTTAAAGCGAATCTGCTGCTTGACATCCATTTGCGTGCCCATGTAGAGACTTTGTACACTCAAATTCGTAACAAGGCTCTCATTCAGTACACACATCCGTTTGTATCAGTTGATCTGAACAGGATGGCCGATGCTTTTAAAACCACTGTTGCAGGGTTACAAAAAGAACTTGAGGCTTTAATTACAGACAACCAAATACAG GCCAGGATTGACTCACACAACAAGATTCTGTACGCCCGACATGCAGATCAAAGGAAAGCTACTTTCCAACGAGTTTTGCAGACGGGGGTTGAATTTGATCGTGATGTTAGGGCCATGCTGCTCAGGGCAAATCTCATCAAGCATGATTACAACCACAAAGCATCAAGGAAGATATAA